In the Agrococcus beijingensis genome, GCGGCGTGAGCGCTACGGGCTCGAGATCGTGCGCGAGCTGTCGGCGCTCGACCTCGTGGCCAGCGAGGGCACCGTCTACCCGCTGCTGACCCGGCTGCAGGAATCCGGCGCGATCGCCAGCGAGTGGGTCGTCTCCGACCTCGATCGCCCTCGCCGCTACTACCGGCTGACCGCCGCGGGCCGCGACGAGCTCGCCGCCTTCCGCGGGGACTGGCCGGTGTTCGCGCGCGCCGTCGAGACGATCCTCGCCCCGCCGAACGAAGGATGACGCCATGACCGACGCGACGCTGCCCCTCGAGGCCGAGCTGTACCTGCGCGATCTCGAGCGCGAGGCGGCGGTGCTGCCGCCGCTCGAGCGCGAGCGGCTGCAGGCGCAGATCCGCGAGCACCTCGCGGACGCCCTCGACGAGGAGGCCGATGTCGCCTCGGTGCTGCGGCGGCTCGGCAGCGCACGCGAGCTCGTCGGCGCCGCCGCCCCCGCGGCAGCGCCGCCCACCGTCGGCGACGCTGCGCAGCTGGTGCCCGACGCGCGCGCCGTCGGGTCGTCGGCGGCCTCGGCGCACGCGCCGCTGCTGATCGCCGGCCTCGTCTGCACGCTGCTCGGCTGCCTCGCGCTCCTGTGGGGCGGGCTGATGCTCGCGCTGACCGGCAACCCCCGGTCGATGCTCTTCCCGGCCGCGGCGGTCGTGCTGCTGGCGCCGGGCATCGCGATGCTGCTGCACGTGCGCCGATCGAGGCGCCGCGATCGACGCTAGCGGGCGAGCACCTCGCCGGCACGGCCCGAGGCGCGCACCCACCCGCCCGACTCGGTGACCCGCACGGGCGCGTCGCCCAGGAACCGCATGGCGACGAGCGCCGCCGCCTGGCCCGCGGTCAAGCCGCTCGGGTCGACGACCCGCGCCCACACCGCGCGCTCGGCGCGCCGCCGCACCGCCTCGCCGGGTGAGACCGGCAGCGCCGCCTCGACGTCGGAGGCCGCCTGCGTCGCCAGCTCGCGCACCACCGCGGGCTCGACGTCGCCCGCGAGCGCCCAGCCCGACCGCGGCGGCGAGACCGCGGCCCACGCGGGGCGACCCACGGCATCCGGGATCTCGATGTCGGCCCCCTGCTGCAGCGCGTCGCGCAGCGCGGCCAGCGCGACCACGCCGTCGAAGCGGGCGGGCGCGCGCATGCGGGATGCGCGAGCGACGAGGATCGTCGGCCCGGTGTCGAGCAGACCCGCGGATGCGGTGAGGGGCGTCGTGAGGAGCGCCACGTCGCCGTCGGCCACCAGTCGCACCGTGCCGTCGCCGAAGACGGCGGCCCGGTCGAGCAGCAGGACGAGGTCGGCGCGCGAGCGGTCGTCGAGGGCGAGGATGGCGTGCATGCGCTCTCTAGACTAGGCCGAGCCCGAGGGGCGCCCAGAGCGCTCGCCTCGGCACCGGCTGAGAGGAACCGCATGACCGACCGCATCCGCATGCTGCTCGACACCCTCGACCTCACCGACACGGGCGCCCGCACCAGCGAGGACATCTACACCGGCAACAGCCACCCCATGCCGTTCGGGCGGGTCTTCGGCGGGCAGGTGATGGCGCAGGCCGTGGTCGCGGGCCAGCGCACCGTCGCGGCCGACCGCAGCGTGCACTCGGTGCACGGCTACTTCGTGCGGCCCGGCGACGACCAGCTGCCGATCACCTTCTCGGTGGAGCGGATCCACGACGGGCGCTCGTTCTCGACGCGACGGGTGCAGGCCTACCAGAACGGTGTGCCGATCATGTCGATGATCTCGTCGTTCCAGGACCTCGACGACGGACCCAGCTCGCAGCATCCGATGCCGCAGGGGCTGCCGCGACCGGAGGAGCTGTCGAGCTCGGAGGACCTGCTGGCGCCCTACGCCGGCCACCCGCAGGCGCGCGCCGTCATCGCGCGCCCGTTCGACATCCGTCACGTCGAGGGGCCGGTCTACCTGCCCGATCCCCAGCGGGCGCGGCACGGCAAGCAGCACGTCTGGATCAAGGCGAAGGATCGGCTGCCCGACGACGATGCGCTGCACCGCGCGGCACTCGCCTACCTCTCGGACTACGCGATCCTCGAGCCGATCGTGCGCATGCACGGCGCCGCCTGGACGACGCCGGGCCTCAAGGCGGCGAGCCTCGACCACGCCGTGTGGTGGCACCGCCCGGCGCGCGTCGACGAGTGGCTGCTGCTCGAGCTCGAGACCAGCTCGTCGGGCGGCGGCCGTGGTCTCAGCCACGGGCACGTCTACACCGCCGACGGCACGCACGTCGCGACCGTCGCCCAGGAGGGCATGGTGCGGGTGCCGGCCGACGGCGGCGAAGCCTGATGCCCGTGCAGCCGATCGCACCCGCCGAGGCGATGCGCACCATGCGGGCAGCGCTGCCGCTGCGCACCGAGCGCCTGGTGCTGCGGCTGCTGCGGCCCGACGACCTCGAGGCCGTGCGCGCCTACCGCAACGCCCCCGGTCAGCGGCGCTGGACCTACAACGCCGACCAGACCGAGGCCGAGCTGATGGCGTGGACCGCCGGCGGCGCCCCGGTGTTCCTGCGCGACGGCGACGCCGTGCAGCTGGGCATCGAGCTCGACGGCGCGCTCGTCGGCGACCTGATGGTGCGCATCACCAGCCTGGGCAGCCGCCAGGCGGAGCTGGGCTGGACCGTCTCGCAGGCGGTGCAGGGCAAGGGCGTCGCGACCGAGGCGGCGCGGGCTGCCCTGGAGCTGGCCTTCGCGCTCGGCGCCCACCGCGTGATGGCGCACCTCGACGAGGAGAACGTGGGCTCGCGCAAGGTCGCCGAGCGCATCGGCATGGCGGTCGAGGGCCGGCACGTCGACGACGAGCTCAACCCCGCGACCGGCGAGTACGGCACCTCGCTGATCCTGGCGGTGCGGCGGCCCGCATAGCGAAACGGCGCCCCTCCCCGGAGGAGGAGGGCCGTCGCACTCGGTCAGTCGTGCTGCGGGAAGCCCAGGTTCAGGCCGCCGTGGCTCGGGTCGAGCCAGCGGCTCGTGATGACCTTCTCGCGCGTGTAGAACTCGAACGCGTGCTTGCCGTAGGCCTTGCCCTGACCGAAGATCGAGCGCTTCCAGCCGCCGAACGAGTGGTAGCCGACCGGCACGGGGATCGGCACGTTGATGCCGACCATGCCCACCTGCACCTCGTTCTGGAAGCGCCGCGCAGCGCCGCCGTCGTTCGTGAAGATGGCCGTGCCGTTGCCGTACGGGTTGCTGTTGATGAGCTCGAGGCCCTCCTCGTACGAGGCGACGCGCACGACCGACAGCACCGGTCCGAAGATCTCCTCCTTGTACGCGGCGGAGTCGGTGGGCACGTTGTCGATGAGCGTCGGCTTCAGCCAGAACCCGTTCGGGTCGCCGTCGACCTCGGGATCGCGCCCGTCGACCACCACGTCGGCGCCGTCGTCGCTCGCGGTCTGGATGTAGCCGGCGACCTTGTCGCGGTGGGCGCCGGTGATGAGCGGGCCCATGTCGTTGTCGCGCGTGCCGTCGCCGGTGCGGATCGCCGCCATCTTCTCCTTGATCTTGGCGGTCAGCTCGTCGGCGATCGAGTCGACGGCGACGACGACCGAGATCGCCATGCAGCGCTCCCCCGCCGAGCCGAAGCCCGCGTTCACTGCCGCGTCGGCTGTGACGTCGAGGTCGGCGTCGGGCAGCACCAGCATGTGGTTCTTGGCGCCGCCGAGGGCCTGCACGCGCTTGCCGTGCTTGGAGCCGGTCTCGTAGACGTACTCGGCGATCGGCGTCGAGCCGACGAACGAGATGGCCTGCACGTCCGGGTGGGTCAGCAGCGTGTCGACCGCCTCCTTGTCGCCGTGCACGACGGTGAGCACGCCGTCAGGCAGACCGGCCTCCTGGAAGAGCTCGGCGATGAACACCGCCGCCGACGGGTCCTTCTCGCTCGGCTTGATGACGACCGCGTTGCCGGCGGCGAGCGCGACGGGCGCGAACCACAGCGGGATCATCGCCGGGAAGTTGAACGGGCTGATGATGCCGACCACGCCGAGCGGCTGGCGCAGCGAGTAGACGTCGACGCCGGTCGAGGCGTTCTCGGAGTACTCGCCCTTGGTGAGCAGCGGGAACGCGGTGGCGAGCTCGGCGACCTCGATGCCGCGGGCGATCTCGCCCAGCGCGTCGGAGTGCACCTTGCCGTGCTCGCGCGTGACGATGGCGGCCAGCTCGTCCTTGCGCTGCACGATCAGCTCGCGGAAGCGGAACATGATCGACTGGCGCTTCGCGATCGACAGGTCGCGCCATGCCGGGAAGGCGGCCTTCGCGGTCGCGATGGCCTCGTTGACCTCGTCGGCGCTCGCGAGGCCGACCTCGGAGACGACGCGGCCCAGGGCCGGGTTGTAGACGGGCGCGGTGCGGCCGTGGCCCTCACGGCGCTGGCCGGCGACCCAGTGCGGGATGCGGGTCGGTGCTTCGGTCTGCTCGGTGGTCTCGACGACGGTGTCGGTCATGGTGGAGCTCCTCAGGGGCTGTGCGACGGTGCCCGCCCAGTCTACCGACCCTGTTGTCAGATGTCGCTACCGCGCGTCGCCGCACCCTTCGTGCTCGCGCCGGTGCAGCGCTCAGCTGCGGCGGAACGCGATCGGCGCCTCGAGGTACGGCTCCCAGGCCGCGCGCTCCGCGTCGGTGAGCCGACGCGGTCGGCCCGTCGACGCATCCAGCATCACCACGGTCGTCGATGCCCGCGCGTACACCTCGGTGCGGTCGGGCGAGAGCACCTCGTAGCAGACGACCATGCTGGCGCCGCCCATCTGACCGATCCAGGTGTCGACCACGATCGGCTCCCGGTGGTGCGGGATCTGGCCGAGGTACTCGGCCTCCTGCCGGGCGATCACCGTGATGCTCGTGGCGCCGGCCCCGGCTTCGAGGATGGCGGTGGAGGGCGAGCCCTCGGGCCCGCCCGCCCAGAACGCCGAGATGCGGGCCTCCTCGAGCAGCGTCAGCAACGAGGCGTTGTTGACGTGCCCGTAGGCGTCGAGATCCGACCAGCGGACCCGGACCGGCACCGCGAGGCGCATCAGTCCCTCGTGAGCTTCCGGTACGCCGAGCGGTGCGGCTTCGCGGCCTCGGGCCCGAGGCGCTCGATCTTGTTCTCCTCGTACGCCTCGAAGTTGCCCTCGAACCAGTGCCAGTAGGCCGGGTTCTCGTCGGTGCCTTCGTAGGCGAGGATGTGCGTCGCGATGCGGTCGAGGAACCACCGATCGTGGGTGATCACCACCGCGCAGCCGGGGAACTCGAGCAGTGCGTTCTCGAGGCTCGAGAGCGTGTCGATGTCGAGGTCGTTGGTGGGCTCGTCGAGCAGCAGCAGGTTGCCGCCCTGCTTGAGCGTCAGCGCCAGGTTGAGGCGGTTGCGCTCACCGCCGGAGAGCACCCCGGCCTTCTTCTGCTGGTCGGGCCCCTTGAAGCCGAACTTGCTGACGTAGGCGCGCGAGGGGATCTCGACGTTGCCGACCTGGATGTAGTCGAGCCCGTCGGAGACGACCTCCCACAGGTTCTTGTTCGGGTCGATGTTCGAGCGGCCCTGGTCGACGTAGCTGAGCTTGACGGTCTCGCCGATCTTCAGGTCGCCGCCGTCGAGCGGCTCGAGCCCGACGATCGACTTGAAGAGGGTCGTCTTGCCGACGCCGTTCGGGCCGATGACACCGACGATGCCGTTGCGCGGCAGCGTGAACGAGAGGCCATCGATGAGCTGGCGGTCGTCGAAGCCCTTCTCGATGCCCTTCGCCTCCAGCACGATCGAGCCCAGGCGCGGGCCCGGCGGGATCTGGATCTCGTCGAACTCGAGCTTCTTGGTGCGCTCGGCCTCGGTCGCCATCTCCTCGTAGCGGGCGAGGCGGGCCTTCGACTTCGCCTGGCGGCCCTTCTGGTTGCTGCGCACCCAGTCGAGCTCCTCGGAGAGGCGCTTCGCGAGCTTCGCGTCCTTCTTGCCCTGCACCTGGAGGCGCTCGGCCTTCTTCGCCAGGTAGGTCGAGTAGTTGCCCTCGTAGGGGTAGAGGCGGCCGCGGTCGACCTCGCAGATCCAGCCTGCGACGTGGTCGAGGAAGTACCGGTCGTGCGTGACGGCCATGACGGCGCCGGGGTACTTCGCGAGGTGCTGCTCGAGCCACAGCACGCTCTCGGCGTCGAGGTGGTTGGTGGGCTCGTCGAGCAGCAGCAGGTCGGGCTTCTCGAGCAGCAGCTTGCAGAGCGCGACGCGACGGCGCTCTCCACCGGAGAGGTTCGTGACGGGCCAGTCGCCCGGCGGGCAGCGCAGCGCGTCCATGGCCTGCTCGAGCTGGGAGTCGAGATCCCACGCGTCGGCGGCGTCGATCTCCTCCTGCAGCGTGCCCATCTCGGCCATCAGCGCGTCGAAGTCGGCGTCGGGGTTCGCCATCTCTGCGGAGATCTCGTTGAAGCGGGCGAGCTTCACCGTCAGGTGGCCGAAGGCCTCCTGCACGTTCTCGAGCACCGTCTTCGACTCGTCGAGCTCGGGCTCCTGCATGAGGATGCCGACGGAGTAGCCGGGCGAGAGCTTCGCCTCGCCGTTCGACGGGGTGTCGAGCCCGGCGATGATCTTGAGGATCGTCGACTTGCCCGCACCGTTCGGCCCGACGACGCCGATCTTGGCGCCCGGGATGATCGCGGTCGTGACGTCGTCGAGGATCACCTTGTCGCCCACGGTCTTGCGGGCGCGGACCATCGAAAAAATGTACTCGGCCATGCCCTCAGTCTAGGGCGATCACGTCGCCGACCAGACATCGCCCCCCGCCGAGCGCGGCGACGCGCAGCGCGAGCGGCTCGCCGTCGCCCACCTGGCCGATGAGGCAGCTCTCCCCCAGCAGCACCGCGATCTCGACGAACGTCACGGGCTGGTCGAGCGAATCGCGCTCGTGGGTGCGCTCGATCGCCGAGCGCTCGAAGCCCGCGGCCTCGACCGCGGCGACCAGCGCATCGGGCTGCGCGGGCGACTGCCCCTCGAGCGCGGCGCGGAACGCGTCGAGCTGCGGGTCGGTGGCGGCATCGGTGGCGGGCGCCGTGACCCCGGGGTCGGTCGGGACCGACCCCGGGGCTGCACTGCCGGACGTCGCCTCGGTCGAGGGCGTGGTGGGCTGCGGCTCGGCGGGCGTGCAGCCCGCGAGCGCGAGCGCTGCCACGAGCGCGACTGCGGCAAGCTGGCGCACGCGCCCTCCTTCGGTGCCGGATGAGTCGCTCCAGCCTATGGCTGGCGCGGCGTCGTCCAGGCTCAGAAGACGGGCTCGTCGTCGGGCCGCGGCGCGCCCCAGTCGGACTGCCCGGCGAGCTGCAGCTCACGCTGCGGCTCGCCGCTGGGCAGCGCGTGCTCCGCCTCGCCGGCATGCTCGAGGGCCGGGTCGACCGCGCGACGCTCCCGACGCGACGGCCCGACGCGCAGCGAGTGGCCGATGTGCTCGGCACGGATCCGCACGCTCGTGCCGCGCTTGTCGCCCGACTCCCACTGGTCGACCTTCAGCTTGCCCAGCACCATGACGACATCGCCCTTGCGGAGCGACTCGACGACGTTCGGCGCGATCTTGCCCCACGCCTCGATGGAGTACCAGTTGGTGTGGCCGTTGACCCACTGGTCGCCCTCCTTGCGGCGGGCGGTGCAGCCGAGCCGGAACTCGGCCACCTGGTCTCCGTTGACGGACTTCAGCGCCGGGTCGCCTCCGAGGGACCCGACGACGGTGATTGCATCGTTCATGGGGCCGAGCATGCGTCGCCGCGCGCCCGCCGTGTGCGGGCAGGCGGCCGGCCTGTGGAGAACCCGCTGCGCGGGCGGGCGCTCAGACGCGCAGGTAGTCGGCGAAGCCAGCCCGGATCTTGTTGACCTTCGGCGCTGCCACGGCGAGGCAGTAGCCCTGCGTGGGGTTCTTCGCGAAGAAGTCCTGGTGGTACTCCTCGGCGTCGTAGAAGGCGCCCAGCGGCTCGAGCGTCGTCACGATCTCGCCCGGCCACCATTCGCCCGCGCGCTCGATCGCGGCCTCGAACAGCTCGCGCTCCGCCTCGTCGCGGTAGAACATCGCCGAGCGGTACTGCGTGCCGACGTCGTTGCCCTGGCGGTTCAGCTGGCGCGGGTCGTGCATCGTGAAGAACATGTCGAGCACGACCTGCGTCGGCAGGCGCGCCTCGTCGTAGACGACCTTCACGGCCTCGGCGTGCCCGGTGCGGCCGGTGCACACGGCCTCGTAGCTGGGGTGGGCCGGCTCACCGCCGGTGTAGCCGGAGACGACGTCGTCGACGCCGTCGACGACGCGGTACGCGGCGTCCAGGCACCAGAAGCAACCACCGGCGAGCACGATCTCCTGCATGCTCCGAGCCTAGCCCTCCCGCCTGTGTGGGCGGCCTGACGTAGCGTCTGCGGCATCGAGAGGAGCGTCATGGCCATCATGTCGACTGCACAGCGTCGCACCGCCCCGCAGGCGGCGCACGTCGCCACCCGGCGCGTGCGCGACGACCTCTGGCGCGTGGTCAGCGCATCCGGTCTCGCCCTCGGCTACATCGCGAGGGTCGACGGCCCCGCCGGTTCGCGCTTCGAGGCGCGCAGGCTGCTGCCGGGCGGCACCGCGATGCTGCCGATCGGCTCGGGCTGGGCGCTCGACGACGCCCTCGCATGCTTCACCGGGCCGTGACCGGCCGCCGGCGCAGGCAGCGGAGCGCCGGTGCAGCGGGCCTGCCGTCGAGGCGAGTCACTCGCCGTGGAGCAGGTGCTTGCCCTCCCGGTGGTTCTGACGCATCCGCAGCGCCACGAGGATCACGATCGCCAGCACGACGCCGCCGATCACGACCCACTGCAGCCAGTCCATGTACGGCTCGATCGCGTGGTAGTTCCGGCCCAGCGTCACGCCGATCATGATGAAGATCGTGTTCCAGATGGCCGAGCCGACGAGCGTCAGGCCCAGGAACAGCAGCACCGGCATGCGCTCGATGCCTGCCGGGATCGAGATGAGGCTGCGGAAGATCGGCAGGAACCTTCCGAACAGCACCGTCTTCCACCCGTGCTTCGCGAACCAGGCGGTCGTCTTGTCGATGTCGCTGGCGCGCACCAGCGGCATCTTCCGCGCGATCGCGGCCAGCCGCTCGTGACCGAGCCAGCGCCCGAGCAGGTAGAGCACGAGGGCACCGACGACCGAGCCGAGCGTCGTCCAGATGATCGCCTCGGCGATCGTGAACCCGCCCTGCGCAGCGGTGAAGCCGGCGAGCGGCAGGATCACCTCGCTGGGGATCGGGGGGAAGAGGTTCTCGGCCGCGATCGCGAGGGCGGCGCCGGGAGCGCCGATCGCCTCCATCAGGCCGACGGCCCAGCCGGCGACGCCGGTGAGGTCGCCGGAGTCGGCGGCGGTCTGAGTGAGAGAAGCGAGCACCCAGACAGCCT is a window encoding:
- a CDS encoding PadR family transcriptional regulator, whose protein sequence is MTAPSAAPQLRRGVLGPLVLALLERRERYGLEIVRELSALDLVASEGTVYPLLTRLQESGAIASEWVVSDLDRPRRYYRLTAAGRDELAAFRGDWPVFARAVETILAPPNEG
- a CDS encoding HAAS signaling domain-containing protein; the encoded protein is MTDATLPLEAELYLRDLEREAAVLPPLERERLQAQIREHLADALDEEADVASVLRRLGSARELVGAAAPAAAPPTVGDAAQLVPDARAVGSSAASAHAPLLIAGLVCTLLGCLALLWGGLMLALTGNPRSMLFPAAAVVLLAPGIAMLLHVRRSRRRDRR
- a CDS encoding acyl-CoA thioesterase: MTDRIRMLLDTLDLTDTGARTSEDIYTGNSHPMPFGRVFGGQVMAQAVVAGQRTVAADRSVHSVHGYFVRPGDDQLPITFSVERIHDGRSFSTRRVQAYQNGVPIMSMISSFQDLDDGPSSQHPMPQGLPRPEELSSSEDLLAPYAGHPQARAVIARPFDIRHVEGPVYLPDPQRARHGKQHVWIKAKDRLPDDDALHRAALAYLSDYAILEPIVRMHGAAWTTPGLKAASLDHAVWWHRPARVDEWLLLELETSSSGGGRGLSHGHVYTADGTHVATVAQEGMVRVPADGGEA
- a CDS encoding GNAT family N-acetyltransferase — protein: MQPIAPAEAMRTMRAALPLRTERLVLRLLRPDDLEAVRAYRNAPGQRRWTYNADQTEAELMAWTAGGAPVFLRDGDAVQLGIELDGALVGDLMVRITSLGSRQAELGWTVSQAVQGKGVATEAARAALELAFALGAHRVMAHLDEENVGSRKVAERIGMAVEGRHVDDELNPATGEYGTSLILAVRRPA
- a CDS encoding CoA-acylating methylmalonate-semialdehyde dehydrogenase — translated: MTDTVVETTEQTEAPTRIPHWVAGQRREGHGRTAPVYNPALGRVVSEVGLASADEVNEAIATAKAAFPAWRDLSIAKRQSIMFRFRELIVQRKDELAAIVTREHGKVHSDALGEIARGIEVAELATAFPLLTKGEYSENASTGVDVYSLRQPLGVVGIISPFNFPAMIPLWFAPVALAAGNAVVIKPSEKDPSAAVFIAELFQEAGLPDGVLTVVHGDKEAVDTLLTHPDVQAISFVGSTPIAEYVYETGSKHGKRVQALGGAKNHMLVLPDADLDVTADAAVNAGFGSAGERCMAISVVVAVDSIADELTAKIKEKMAAIRTGDGTRDNDMGPLITGAHRDKVAGYIQTASDDGADVVVDGRDPEVDGDPNGFWLKPTLIDNVPTDSAAYKEEIFGPVLSVVRVASYEEGLELINSNPYGNGTAIFTNDGGAARRFQNEVQVGMVGINVPIPVPVGYHSFGGWKRSIFGQGKAYGKHAFEFYTREKVITSRWLDPSHGGLNLGFPQHD
- a CDS encoding acyl-CoA thioesterase, whose protein sequence is MRLAVPVRVRWSDLDAYGHVNNASLLTLLEEARISAFWAGGPEGSPSTAILEAGAGATSITVIARQEAEYLGQIPHHREPIVVDTWIGQMGGASMVVCYEVLSPDRTEVYARASTTVVMLDASTGRPRRLTDAERAAWEPYLEAPIAFRRS
- the ettA gene encoding energy-dependent translational throttle protein EttA, with translation MAEYIFSMVRARKTVGDKVILDDVTTAIIPGAKIGVVGPNGAGKSTILKIIAGLDTPSNGEAKLSPGYSVGILMQEPELDESKTVLENVQEAFGHLTVKLARFNEISAEMANPDADFDALMAEMGTLQEEIDAADAWDLDSQLEQAMDALRCPPGDWPVTNLSGGERRRVALCKLLLEKPDLLLLDEPTNHLDAESVLWLEQHLAKYPGAVMAVTHDRYFLDHVAGWICEVDRGRLYPYEGNYSTYLAKKAERLQVQGKKDAKLAKRLSEELDWVRSNQKGRQAKSKARLARYEEMATEAERTKKLEFDEIQIPPGPRLGSIVLEAKGIEKGFDDRQLIDGLSFTLPRNGIVGVIGPNGVGKTTLFKSIVGLEPLDGGDLKIGETVKLSYVDQGRSNIDPNKNLWEVVSDGLDYIQVGNVEIPSRAYVSKFGFKGPDQQKKAGVLSGGERNRLNLALTLKQGGNLLLLDEPTNDLDIDTLSSLENALLEFPGCAVVITHDRWFLDRIATHILAYEGTDENPAYWHWFEGNFEAYEENKIERLGPEAAKPHRSAYRKLTRD
- a CDS encoding DUF6993 domain-containing protein; its protein translation is MRQLAAVALVAALALAGCTPAEPQPTTPSTEATSGSAAPGSVPTDPGVTAPATDAATDPQLDAFRAALEGQSPAQPDALVAAVEAAGFERSAIERTHERDSLDQPVTFVEIAVLLGESCLIGQVGDGEPLALRVAALGGGRCLVGDVIALD
- a CDS encoding single-stranded DNA-binding protein, with the protein product MNDAITVVGSLGGDPALKSVNGDQVAEFRLGCTARRKEGDQWVNGHTNWYSIEAWGKIAPNVVESLRKGDVVMVLGKLKVDQWESGDKRGTSVRIRAEHIGHSLRVGPSRRERRAVDPALEHAGEAEHALPSGEPQRELQLAGQSDWGAPRPDDEPVF
- the msrA gene encoding peptide-methionine (S)-S-oxide reductase MsrA, with translation MQEIVLAGGCFWCLDAAYRVVDGVDDVVSGYTGGEPAHPSYEAVCTGRTGHAEAVKVVYDEARLPTQVVLDMFFTMHDPRQLNRQGNDVGTQYRSAMFYRDEAERELFEAAIERAGEWWPGEIVTTLEPLGAFYDAEEYHQDFFAKNPTQGYCLAVAAPKVNKIRAGFADYLRV
- a CDS encoding DedA family protein, whose amino-acid sequence is MLASLTQTAADSGDLTGVAGWAVGLMEAIGAPGAALAIAAENLFPPIPSEVILPLAGFTAAQGGFTIAEAIIWTTLGSVVGALVLYLLGRWLGHERLAAIARKMPLVRASDIDKTTAWFAKHGWKTVLFGRFLPIFRSLISIPAGIERMPVLLFLGLTLVGSAIWNTIFIMIGVTLGRNYHAIEPYMDWLQWVVIGGVVLAIVILVALRMRQNHREGKHLLHGE